The DNA window CCGGCGATGGTTCGGGCGGCTGCCAAGAACCATGCATCCGTTGCGGTGGTGACGGCGGTTTCCGCGTACCCGATGGTGCTGGAAGCTCTGAAGGACGGCGGTTTCTCGCTGACGCAGCGCAAGCTGCTCGCTGCTCGCGCTTTCGCGGACATCGCCGAGTACGACGTGGCGGTGGCGAACTGGACCGCGTCGGCGCTCGTGGGCGGCGATTTCGCGGAGTTCAGCGGGCTGGCGCTGCGGCGTTCCTCGGTTCTGCGGTACGGCGAGAACCCGCACCAGCAGGCCGCGCTCTACCTCGACCCGAACGCGCCGGCCGGGCTCGCGCAGGCTACGCAGCTGCACGGCAAGGAGATGTCCTACAACAACTACGTCGACGCGGATGCCGCGTGGCGCAGCGCCAATGACTTCGACGCGCCCTGTGTCGCGATCATCAAGCACGCGAACCCGTGCGGGATCGCGATCGGCGCCGACGTGGCGGAGGCGCACCGGAAGGCGCACGCGTGTGACCCGGTGTCGGCCTTCGGTGGCGTTGTCGCAGTAAATCGCGAAGTTTCGGTCGAGCTGGCGCAGCAACTCTCCGAGATCTTCACCGAGGTGATCGTGGCGCCGTCGTTTGCGCCCGCCGCCCTCGACCTCTTCCGCGAGAAGAAGAACCTGCGGGTGCTCGTGGCGCCGGCCTGGAACCCGCCCGCCACGGAGATCAAGCAGGTCGGTGGCGGTGTGCTCGTGCAGGCCGCCGACCGGATCGACGCGGACGGCGACGACCCGGCGAACTGGACACTGGCGACAGGTACGCCGGTTTCCGACGAGGTCATGGCGGATCTGGCGTTCGCGTGGCGGGCGATCCGGAGCGTCAAGAGCAACGCGATCCTGCTGGCGTCCGGTGGTGCGACCGTCGGCGTCGGGATGGGCCAGGTCAACCGGGTCGACTCGGCCCGGCTCGCGGTGTCGCGTGCCGGGGAGGAGCGGGCCGCGGGCAGTGTGGCGGCTTCGGACGCGTTCTTCCCGTTCCCGGACGGGCTTGAGGTGCTGATCGCGGCTGGGGTGCGGGCCGTGGTGCAGCCGGGCGGGTCGATCCGGGACAATCTGGTCATCGAGGCGGCGGAGAAGGCCGGGATCGCGGTCTACCTGACGGGCACACGCCACTTCTTCCACTGACGTGGTGCGGTCGCGGGGTGCGGCACGGTGGTCGTCCGGGCGGCTGGGGTCGGCCGGGGTGGCTGGTTCGGTTGGGCTCAGTTGGCTCAGTTGGGCTCGGCGGGTGGAGGCTCAGCCGTCGCTCAGGCAGGTTTGGGGTCCTTTGATCATGCTTGAACTACGGCTCGGTGGGCCGAGCCGTAGTTCAGGCTGGTTATTCGTGCTTGATCACAAGGTTGGGCTACGGCCGAGGTGTGCGGGCCGTAGCTGAGGCCGGTGACCGGTGCTTGATTACATGGCTGTGCTACGGCTGGCGGGTCCGAGACCTGCGCGGGCTACGGCTCGCCTGCCCGGGGACCTGCGTGGGCTACGGCTCGCGTGGGGGCGGAACCGCTGCGGCCCCGCCCTCACGATCGGCCCCGGCCACGGCCTCACGATCAGCCCCGGCCCCGCAACGGCTCCAACTCCGCCAGCGCCGCCGTCACCAGCCGCACCGTCTTCAACCGCTGGCGCAACACGTCCTCAGCCGTGAACCGCAGCACCGTCCACCCCGCCATCCGCAGCGCGTTGAGCCGCTCCACATCTCGGCGGAACTGCTCCGCCGAGCGGTGCTGATCACCGTCGTACTCCACCGCGAGCCGCACCTCGGGCCAGGCCAGGTCGACCCGTCCGACCAGCCAGCCGGACGCCTGGCGTACCTCGAACTGCACGGCCCCCGGCGGAACCCCGGCATCGACGAGCAGAAGCCGCAGGCAGGTCTCCATCGGTGATTCGCTGCGGGCGTCGGCCAACGCCAGCAGGGCCCCGAGCCGGGACGTTCCCGGCCAGTTCACGCGTCTGCTGATCATCCGGCGGAGGGCGTCCGGGTCGAGTAGATGACGGTGCAGCAGGGCGTCGAGCACCACGAGCGCATCGGCTCGGCCGGCCCGCCGTCCGACGTCGAAGGCGGTTCGTTCCACGGTGGTGAGCGCCAGGCCGTGGTGTGTGGTGACGTCGCCGGGCCGGAGGCTGGTGTAGTGGACCGCGATACGTGGGTCCCGGCGCAGCCTGATGGCGCGCGGCGCGGCGACATGCACGGGCGTGGTGTGCGCCGGTGTCACGGCGCCCCACAGGCTGGCGGCGCTCGGTCCGCCGATCACGGCGCCGGCCGGGATCGTCAGCGTCGCCGCCGCGCACCAGTCCCGATGGTCGAGTTGGTGATCGCGGTGCACGTACACGTCGGGGAAGATCCGTGACCAGGACGGACCGGCGAGCATTCCGCGGGTGAGCAGGCCGGAGTCGACGGCTGCCGAGCCGCGGAAGGCGCGGCCGGCGAGTTCGGGTGGGGTGTGGGGGTGGCGGGGCACCGGGTGAGGATGGCGCGTGTGGGCTTGATCGTGTCCGGGGCTGGGGACGAAGGTTGACAGAGCGGCTACCGTCGATCTTGTCAGGTGGGCGCCGTAGCCGGCCCGGGTGGGAGGAGTGGCGATGAGCTTCGATCTCTATGTGTGGCACGAGCCGGCTCCGATCAGCGCGGACATCGCCGAGGCGAAGATCCGCCGGTGGCCCGAGGACGAGCTGATGTTCGCGCCGCACGAGGCGGTGGCGGCGTTGCGCGCGGAGCTGCTGCGACGGTTTCCGGCGGATGGTCCGGACAGTGTGTGGAGTGTGCTGCCGGAGGAGTCGGACGCGGTGCTGGCGCTCTCCTGCGTGTGGTCGCGGGCCGGCGAGTTCGGCGAGGCGGTGCGTGGTCTCGCGGCCCAGCACGGTCTGGTCTGCTACGAGCCGCAGAGCCGGCTGCTGGACCCGAACGCCCCCGGCTATCGTGCCGATTTCACTTTGACGTCGGCGGAGTGGCCGATGGTCCACGATCCCGCGGAGGCCGATCTGGAGCGGGTGGTGCGCGGTCTCGGCAGTGACAACTTCTACGCGTTGCTGGAGCGGTCGGACGGCCATTTCGCGCAGGTCGGCTTCGGTGCGAGCGCCGGCGCCGCCGCAGGGACCTATGTGCTGGAGCACCGGGCCGGCCGGGACGGCGATCATGTCCGCGCGGAGACTCCGGATGTCACCGAGGCGGTCCGGTTCCTCCGGGAGTTCCGGGCCGGCGACGAGACGTGGCGCAGGCGCCACACCTGGCGGTTGCTCAGCTTGTGAAAAGTTCAAGCCCGATTTGGTACGGGCTGAGCTGTCCCGGAATCGCTTATCGCCCCGCCCGGATCGCCGAGCCTGAGATGGTAGAGGTGCGGGGCCGCCCGGTGATGGTCGGCGGGCGGGCAGTACGCTCGTACTGCTAAGCATGTGTTTCGGGAGAGGAGCGCCGGCCGATGGCGAAAATCAAGGTCAAGAACCCGGTCGTGGAGATCGACGGCGACGAGATGACCCGGATCATCTGGAAGCAGATCCGTGAGCAACTGGTCCTGCCGTACCTCGACGTGAACCTCGAGTACTACGACCTTTCGATCCAGTACCGCGACGAGACCGACGACCAGGTGACGATCGACGCGGCCAACGCCATCAAGCAGCACGGTGTCGGCGTCAAGTGCGCGACGATCACGCCGGATGAGGCGCGGGTCGAGGAGTTCGGCCTGAAGAAGATGTGGCGGTCGCCGAACGGCACGATCCGCAACATCCTCGGCGGCGTCGTCTTCCGTGAGCCGATCATCATGAGCAACGTGCCGCGTCTGGTACCGAGCTGGACGAAGCCGATCATCATCGGCCGTCACGCGCACGGCGACCAGTACAAGGCGACCGACTTCGTGGCGCCCAGCGCGGGCAAGATGACCGTCACGTTCACCCCGGCCGACGGTTCGGCGCCGATGGAGTTCGTGGTGTCGGACTTCCCGGCCGGCGGCGTCGGCATGGCGATGTACAACTACGACGAGTCGATCCGCGACTTCGCGCGCGCCTCGTTCCGGTACGGCCTGGCCCGCAACTACCCGGTCTACCTCTCCACCAAGAACACGATCCTGAAGGCGTACGACGGCCGGTTCAAGGACCTGTTCGCGGAGATCTTCGAGACCGAGTTCGCCGACCAGTTCAAGGCGGCCGGCCTCACCTACGAGCACCGGCTGATCGACGACATGGTCGCCGCCGCGCTCAAGTGGGAGGGCGGCTACGTCTGGGCCTGCAAGAACTACGACGGTGACGTGCAGTCCGACACCGTGGCCCAGGGCTTCGGCTCGCTCGGCCTGATGACCTCGGTGCTGATGACCCCGGACGGCAAGACCGTCGAGGCGGAGGCCGCGCACGGCACTGTCACCCGGCACTACCGGCAGTGGCAGAAGGGCGAGAAGACCTCGACGAACCCGATCGCGTCGATCTTCGCCTGGACCGGTGGCCTCAAGCACCGCGGCAAGCTGGACG is part of the Actinoplanes missouriensis 431 genome and encodes:
- the purH gene encoding bifunctional phosphoribosylaminoimidazolecarboxamide formyltransferase/IMP cyclohydrolase, producing MTTSSGEGRRPIKRALLSVWYKDGIVELAQALHAAGVEIVSTGSTASTVEKAGVPVTRVEQITGFPEILSDRVKTLHPKVHGGLLADMRLPEHVSELAEHGIEAFDLLVSNLYPFTETVASGASEEECIAKIDIGGPAMVRAAAKNHASVAVVTAVSAYPMVLEALKDGGFSLTQRKLLAARAFADIAEYDVAVANWTASALVGGDFAEFSGLALRRSSVLRYGENPHQQAALYLDPNAPAGLAQATQLHGKEMSYNNYVDADAAWRSANDFDAPCVAIIKHANPCGIAIGADVAEAHRKAHACDPVSAFGGVVAVNREVSVELAQQLSEIFTEVIVAPSFAPAALDLFREKKNLRVLVAPAWNPPATEIKQVGGGVLVQAADRIDADGDDPANWTLATGTPVSDEVMADLAFAWRAIRSVKSNAILLASGGATVGVGMGQVNRVDSARLAVSRAGEERAAGSVAASDAFFPFPDGLEVLIAAGVRAVVQPGGSIRDNLVIEAAEKAGIAVYLTGTRHFFH
- a CDS encoding DUF559 domain-containing protein: MPRHPHTPPELAGRAFRGSAAVDSGLLTRGMLAGPSWSRIFPDVYVHRDHQLDHRDWCAAATLTIPAGAVIGGPSAASLWGAVTPAHTTPVHVAAPRAIRLRRDPRIAVHYTSLRPGDVTTHHGLALTTVERTAFDVGRRAGRADALVVLDALLHRHLLDPDALRRMISRRVNWPGTSRLGALLALADARSESPMETCLRLLLVDAGVPPGAVQFEVRQASGWLVGRVDLAWPEVRLAVEYDGDQHRSAEQFRRDVERLNALRMAGWTVLRFTAEDVLRQRLKTVRLVTAALAELEPLRGRG
- a CDS encoding NADP-dependent isocitrate dehydrogenase — protein: MAKIKVKNPVVEIDGDEMTRIIWKQIREQLVLPYLDVNLEYYDLSIQYRDETDDQVTIDAANAIKQHGVGVKCATITPDEARVEEFGLKKMWRSPNGTIRNILGGVVFREPIIMSNVPRLVPSWTKPIIIGRHAHGDQYKATDFVAPSAGKMTVTFTPADGSAPMEFVVSDFPAGGVGMAMYNYDESIRDFARASFRYGLARNYPVYLSTKNTILKAYDGRFKDLFAEIFETEFADQFKAAGLTYEHRLIDDMVAAALKWEGGYVWACKNYDGDVQSDTVAQGFGSLGLMTSVLMTPDGKTVEAEAAHGTVTRHYRQWQKGEKTSTNPIASIFAWTGGLKHRGKLDGAPEVTQFAETLERVCIETVEGGQMTKDLALLIAKDAPWLSTDEFMNALDENLARKLAA